In one window of uncultured Acetobacteroides sp. DNA:
- a CDS encoding erythromycin esterase family protein: MIISGNHNSLDDTLKLEDTKNRWQQRAHNYKIPPKTTDLLLRFEAENYNSFVWLTKPSVKIDGKEYLSEPVSIPNTVQEENQAANNPLLNTTFAAHSSTKIVAFGETIHYTNELIAKILASMWSMVKSGNTKLLLFELSPAECYLANLYVNGTIDKNEYDRQTYIAKHADYHTSHLLLSKNGFLDSIRYYNSKNIDSSITIAGIDLDMPDKELLQNIFNSFPDTCLTTLKAKINSCQKTSIFDTLNPQKAIITALNRININNCSSFWSSYLVSTSRNIYNLGTDLDDRDYKMFANAKLLIERFSRGKQVAIYAHWCHATTKKNTAPWVAVRTPLGYHLSKEFGSAYRTIALCGGSGIGVSMNSNGNPYNYKIEKPEKGSLENYLYQYKSPECYIDFTTASIPSSVKYIRILGNTSRIGQFIPIEEAGIPNAVIFVRDITPIKTYEYIDN; encoded by the coding sequence ATGATTATAAGCGGCAACCACAATAGCTTAGACGACACGCTAAAATTAGAAGATACTAAAAACAGGTGGCAGCAAAGAGCGCATAACTACAAAATTCCTCCAAAAACTACCGATCTGCTTCTCCGATTTGAGGCGGAAAATTATAACTCCTTCGTTTGGTTAACAAAACCTAGCGTAAAAATCGATGGGAAGGAATATCTTTCCGAACCTGTTTCTATACCCAATACCGTACAGGAGGAGAATCAAGCGGCAAATAATCCTCTACTAAATACCACTTTTGCAGCTCATAGCAGCACCAAAATTGTAGCATTTGGTGAGACTATACATTACACTAACGAGCTTATAGCAAAGATTCTAGCATCAATGTGGTCGATGGTAAAATCTGGCAACACCAAATTGCTACTATTCGAGTTGTCTCCCGCAGAATGTTACCTTGCCAATCTTTACGTTAATGGCACTATAGATAAGAACGAATATGATCGGCAAACATATATCGCTAAACATGCAGATTATCATACAAGTCACCTCTTACTATCAAAAAATGGCTTTCTTGATTCTATTCGCTACTATAACTCCAAGAATATAGATAGCAGTATTACCATTGCTGGTATTGATCTTGACATGCCAGACAAAGAACTATTACAAAATATTTTCAATAGTTTCCCTGACACCTGCCTTACAACGCTAAAAGCAAAGATTAACTCCTGTCAAAAAACATCCATATTCGATACTTTAAATCCCCAAAAAGCGATAATAACCGCTTTAAATAGGATCAATATCAACAATTGTTCTAGCTTTTGGTCTTCCTACCTAGTAAGTACCTCTAGGAACATTTATAATCTTGGAACTGATCTAGACGATCGAGATTACAAGATGTTTGCAAATGCAAAGCTGCTTATAGAACGATTCAGTAGGGGAAAACAGGTAGCCATTTATGCCCATTGGTGTCATGCTACAACAAAAAAGAATACAGCGCCTTGGGTAGCAGTAAGAACGCCCTTGGGCTACCATTTGTCCAAAGAGTTCGGTAGTGCCTATCGCACAATTGCCCTTTGCGGTGGTTCTGGGATTGGTGTTTCAATGAACAGTAATGGCAATCCTTACAATTACAAAATAGAAAAACCAGAAAAAGGTAGCCTAGAAAATTACCTATACCAATACAAGAGCCCCGAATGCTATATCGATTTTACAACAGCGAGCATTCCGTCTTCGGTAAAATATATTCGTATATTGGGCAATACCAGCCGCATTGGGCAGTTCATTCCAATAGAAGAAGCTGGAATTCCAAATGCCGTAATTTTTGTAAGAGATATTACACCTATTAAAACATACGAATATATTGATAACTAG
- a CDS encoding lipoprotein signal peptidase, with protein MKLTLGQKAALIVVAILIVDQIIKIWIKTHMMLGDSYSIFGNWSYIHFTENYGMAFGLEFWGKFGKILLSLFRIAAVVAIGYYMRHLIRTSKATTGSIVGLALIMAGALGNILDSAFYGLIFNDSWGQVAQFLPDGGGYASFLHGRVVDMFYFPLVEGHFPSWIPVWGGEDFIFFRPVFNFADASISIGVVYILLFQRKLFSQD; from the coding sequence ATGAAGCTCACCTTAGGCCAAAAGGCAGCCCTTATTGTTGTTGCCATCCTAATTGTCGATCAAATTATTAAAATATGGATTAAGACCCACATGATGCTGGGCGACTCGTACTCCATCTTCGGGAATTGGTCGTACATCCACTTTACCGAAAACTACGGAATGGCATTTGGCCTAGAGTTCTGGGGTAAGTTTGGCAAAATTCTCCTTAGCCTTTTCCGTATTGCAGCGGTAGTGGCCATTGGGTACTACATGCGCCACCTTATCCGCACCAGTAAGGCAACCACCGGATCGATCGTTGGCTTGGCGCTTATCATGGCTGGGGCACTAGGCAATATTCTCGATAGCGCCTTCTACGGACTTATCTTCAACGACTCGTGGGGACAGGTAGCCCAATTCCTCCCCGATGGTGGCGGATACGCCAGCTTCCTTCACGGTAGGGTGGTAGATATGTTTTACTTCCCGCTCGTCGAGGGGCACTTCCCCAGCTGGATTCCTGTTTGGGGTGGCGAGGATTTCATCTTCTTCCGCCCTGTATTTAACTTTGCCGATGCCTCAATCTCAATTGGCGTAGTTTACATCCTACTGTTTCAGCGAAAGCTCTTTTCTCAGGATTAA
- a CDS encoding TetR/AcrR family transcriptional regulator: MREVATAAKDDQREIIIKAATDVFAKYGYKKATLESIGQSIGKVKSFVYYYFRNKEELFEAVIDNEVDQLRSRFEQIHTSDAPACQKMEEYAKRRMSLIFQLANYFSLISNGVLINPSLTDKLRRKYDEKEVGHIKMILGQGMEAGEFRIKDVELASLALFTVLKGLEIPLFTSNESQTNIDKRIDDLLAIIFNGIRSK; encoded by the coding sequence ATGAGAGAAGTAGCAACAGCGGCAAAAGACGACCAAAGGGAGATCATTATAAAAGCTGCAACGGATGTATTTGCAAAATACGGCTACAAGAAGGCAACGCTCGAATCCATCGGCCAGTCGATAGGCAAGGTGAAGAGCTTCGTTTACTACTACTTCAGGAATAAGGAGGAGCTGTTTGAGGCGGTTATCGACAACGAGGTCGACCAGCTTCGCAGCAGGTTTGAGCAGATACACACCTCCGATGCACCTGCCTGCCAAAAGATGGAGGAGTACGCCAAAAGGCGCATGTCGCTCATTTTTCAGCTGGCCAACTACTTCAGCCTAATCAGCAATGGGGTGCTAATAAACCCCTCGCTTACCGATAAGCTGCGCCGGAAGTACGACGAAAAGGAGGTTGGGCACATCAAGATGATTCTGGGGCAGGGGATGGAGGCCGGTGAGTTTCGCATCAAGGATGTGGAGCTAGCATCGCTGGCCCTTTTCACCGTGCTTAAGGGGCTCGAGATTCCGCTGTTTACGAGCAACGAGAGCCAAACGAACATCGACAAGCGCATTGACGATTTACTTGCGATAATTTTTAACGGAATACGATCAAAATAG
- a CDS encoding TolC family protein, with translation MRKTAVFWVLAVSSWAATAQTPATPLTLEQCRKMALEHNKKAQISGAKVEAADALSKAARTQYLPNISFTGSYLRTNNAFQLLSEDKLLPVGTRMDNGSFGFDLPSPTTGKLTSNSLNNQWGMTTGADGKPAYLPKDKDGNFFNPKTNPEKLDWKNYAYLPADQTKVENKNYYLGAVTLLQPVYLGGKVRELNKMAGYAKNIAETKKKLDDTEVLYYVDEAYWRVVSLQEKVKLAQDYTNLVTRLNSDVEDMFKEGVITRNDLLKVKVKVNEVELNLTKAQDGLELSKMALCQEIGIPLESDVKLSDLPKPQLTSLSDTGYADRALAHRNEIVALDLASKIAQSNVNIMKSRFMPNVVLTANYMASNPNPYKGFTNEFGFDWNVGVVVNVPIFHWGERNQTLRAARVEQKVADLNIEEAKEKITLQVRQAMFKVNESNRRVAMTKKSIDRAEENLKVANDGFKEGILSASDVLEAQALWQSAISENIEARNEAMLSETNLKKVLGELR, from the coding sequence ATGAGGAAGACCGCAGTCTTTTGGGTACTTGCAGTAAGCAGCTGGGCTGCTACGGCGCAGACACCAGCCACACCACTAACCTTAGAGCAATGCCGCAAGATGGCATTGGAGCACAACAAAAAGGCGCAAATATCGGGGGCAAAGGTAGAGGCTGCCGATGCCCTTAGCAAAGCCGCTAGGACGCAGTACCTGCCCAACATCAGCTTTACCGGATCGTACCTGCGAACCAACAACGCATTCCAGCTCCTCAGCGAGGATAAGCTGCTGCCCGTGGGAACTAGAATGGATAATGGCAGCTTTGGCTTCGACCTGCCAAGCCCTACAACTGGTAAGCTAACCTCCAACTCGCTAAACAACCAGTGGGGAATGACTACCGGAGCCGATGGGAAGCCTGCCTACCTCCCCAAAGACAAAGACGGGAACTTCTTTAACCCCAAGACCAACCCCGAGAAGCTGGACTGGAAGAACTACGCCTACCTCCCAGCCGATCAGACCAAGGTGGAGAACAAAAACTACTACCTCGGAGCGGTAACCCTTCTGCAACCCGTGTACCTAGGGGGTAAGGTGCGGGAGCTAAACAAGATGGCCGGCTACGCCAAGAATATTGCCGAAACAAAGAAGAAGCTCGACGATACCGAGGTTCTCTACTACGTTGACGAGGCCTACTGGCGAGTGGTATCGCTTCAGGAAAAGGTAAAGCTGGCGCAAGACTACACCAACCTGGTTACCCGCCTCAATAGCGACGTGGAGGATATGTTTAAGGAAGGGGTGATCACCCGCAACGACCTGCTGAAGGTAAAGGTAAAGGTAAACGAGGTGGAGCTCAACCTGACAAAGGCTCAGGACGGGCTCGAACTATCCAAGATGGCCCTCTGCCAGGAGATCGGCATTCCGCTCGAATCGGATGTTAAGCTATCCGACCTGCCCAAGCCCCAGCTCACCAGCCTAAGCGATACCGGCTACGCCGACCGCGCCCTTGCCCACCGCAACGAAATAGTAGCCCTCGACCTGGCATCCAAAATAGCCCAATCGAACGTAAACATCATGAAATCGCGCTTTATGCCCAACGTGGTGCTTACGGCAAACTACATGGCCTCGAACCCCAACCCCTACAAGGGCTTTACCAACGAATTTGGGTTCGACTGGAACGTGGGCGTTGTGGTAAACGTGCCCATCTTCCACTGGGGCGAGCGCAACCAGACGCTACGTGCCGCCAGGGTGGAGCAAAAGGTGGCCGACCTGAACATCGAGGAGGCCAAGGAAAAGATTACGCTACAGGTGAGGCAGGCCATGTTTAAGGTGAACGAGTCCAACCGCCGCGTAGCCATGACCAAGAAGAGCATCGACCGCGCGGAGGAGAACCTAAAGGTGGCCAACGATGGCTTCAAGGAGGGCATCCTCTCGGCATCGGACGTGCTTGAGGCGCAAGCCCTCTGGCAGAGCGCCATCTCCGAAAATATTGAGGCCCGCAACGAGGCCATGCTAAGCGAGACGAACCTCAAGAAGGTACTTGGCGAGCTGCGATAG
- a CDS encoding cysteate synthase — MNEVIGKTSYVLQSVATGHTFEDSGWMLDPLGEEKPSLVRAIYEEKQLNVKDDAWGIYKFADWLPIGRTLAGSSAPVTYKSERLAKELGLSNLYVTFTGWWPERGAHNRTCSFKETEAYSVCGRLMDTSQTLVVASAGNTARAFAKVCSDNRIPLILCVPEDNLDALWFDAPLDSCVRLICPKAGADYFDAINLSNLVSQLDGYITEGGAKNIARRDGMGTTMLSAATAIGRIPDYYFQAVGSGTGAIAAWEANLRLIADGRFGAGKAQLMVSQNAPFTPMADAWRADSRALLPMDDDDARHKVEAIVAKVLSNRKPPYAVAGGLFDAMKDAGGDFLVATNEEAFAAAELFEQLEGIDIHLAPAVAVATLISEAKAGRIDKDATIMLNITGGGEKRYKREHQLFYLKPSAVFGYNPTLDEVKQALAR; from the coding sequence ATGAATGAAGTGATAGGCAAAACCAGCTACGTTTTACAATCTGTTGCAACCGGACATACGTTTGAGGATTCTGGTTGGATGCTCGACCCGCTGGGCGAGGAAAAGCCCAGCCTCGTGAGGGCCATTTACGAGGAGAAGCAGCTTAACGTAAAAGATGACGCCTGGGGCATCTACAAGTTTGCCGACTGGCTCCCCATTGGGCGGACGCTTGCCGGCTCGTCGGCCCCGGTAACCTACAAGAGCGAGCGGCTGGCCAAGGAGCTGGGCCTATCGAACCTATACGTAACCTTTACCGGATGGTGGCCCGAGCGCGGCGCCCACAACCGCACCTGCTCGTTTAAGGAGACGGAGGCCTACTCGGTTTGCGGGAGGCTGATGGACACCTCCCAGACGCTGGTGGTGGCCTCGGCGGGCAACACGGCCCGGGCCTTTGCCAAGGTGTGCTCCGACAACCGCATCCCGCTTATCCTTTGCGTGCCCGAGGACAACCTCGACGCGCTCTGGTTCGACGCCCCGCTCGACAGCTGCGTGCGGCTGATATGCCCCAAGGCGGGGGCCGACTACTTCGACGCCATCAACCTCTCGAACCTGGTGAGCCAGCTCGACGGCTACATCACCGAGGGAGGCGCTAAGAATATCGCCCGCCGCGACGGGATGGGCACCACCATGCTCTCGGCGGCCACCGCCATCGGGCGCATTCCCGACTACTACTTCCAGGCCGTAGGAAGCGGAACGGGCGCCATTGCCGCCTGGGAGGCCAACCTGCGCCTGATTGCCGACGGCCGCTTTGGCGCCGGCAAGGCCCAGCTGATGGTTTCGCAGAATGCCCCCTTCACCCCCATGGCCGACGCCTGGAGGGCCGACTCGCGCGCGCTTCTTCCTATGGATGATGATGACGCCCGCCACAAGGTGGAGGCCATCGTGGCCAAGGTGCTCTCCAACCGCAAGCCGCCCTACGCCGTGGCCGGGGGGCTGTTCGACGCGATGAAGGATGCCGGTGGCGACTTCCTGGTGGCCACCAACGAGGAGGCCTTCGCCGCCGCCGAGCTCTTCGAGCAGCTCGAGGGGATCGACATCCACCTGGCCCCCGCCGTAGCGGTGGCAACGCTCATCAGCGAAGCCAAGGCGGGCAGGATCGACAAGGACGCCACCATCATGCTCAACATCACCGGCGGGGGCGAGAAGCGCTACAAGCGCGAGCACCAGCTCTTCTACCTAAAGCCTTCGGCCGTGTTTGGCTACAACCCAACGCTCGACGAGGTAAAGCAGGCGCTTGCCCGGTAG
- a CDS encoding response regulator transcription factor encodes MSIRIALAEDNELFRRGMVSVLRRVSDFDLNVVAVNGRALLDELALQEVDVVLLDIMMPEMDGIEAASIISNEYPQVRMLAITMFDQEMYLQKMLEAGVSGYVIKDIGSEELERAIRTVFGGKCYYSEVLLPLFGKMLTQKAGKTKQNKLSKREEEIVNLIAKGYSSEKIGEVLSISVKTVSNHRNNIYSKLDVQNTAELISYAYKNRILTVE; translated from the coding sequence ATGTCTATCCGTATTGCACTTGCCGAAGACAATGAGCTGTTTCGGCGTGGGATGGTTTCCGTCCTTCGTAGGGTTTCGGATTTTGATCTGAACGTTGTTGCCGTCAATGGCAGGGCGCTGCTCGACGAGCTGGCCTTGCAGGAGGTGGATGTTGTTTTGCTGGATATCATGATGCCGGAGATGGATGGGATTGAGGCGGCATCGATAATTAGCAACGAGTACCCCCAGGTACGGATGCTGGCCATCACCATGTTCGATCAGGAGATGTACCTCCAGAAGATGCTGGAGGCCGGGGTTAGCGGATACGTGATCAAGGATATTGGCTCGGAGGAGCTCGAACGGGCGATACGGACGGTATTCGGGGGGAAGTGCTACTACTCGGAGGTGCTTCTGCCGCTATTCGGCAAGATGCTCACGCAGAAAGCGGGCAAAACCAAGCAGAACAAGCTCTCGAAGCGCGAGGAGGAGATTGTCAACCTAATTGCCAAGGGGTATTCGTCCGAGAAGATTGGGGAGGTGCTAAGCATCAGCGTAAAAACGGTATCCAACCATCGGAACAACATTTACTCGAAGCTGGACGTCCAGAATACGGCCGAGCTGATCTCCTACGCCTACAAGAATAGAATCCTTACCGTGGAGTAA
- a CDS encoding hybrid sensor histidine kinase/response regulator, with product MGTESYKKILIVDDEADNLQLIVESIEAMEQPYNILLANNAVKAITIIKDEVPDLIITDWEMPGMDGVDLIRMVKEDEKISHIPILMCTGVMVSAAHLKAALEAGAVDYIRKPFDKIELNARLNTMMKLSESTQKILDLNRKKEGLLSIIAHDLRSPLYGIKYLAKVTIDELNSNNNAQGVDALAQIEEQAAATCDLLNNLLLWIKLPGSTNFYHPKAQSIKCTIEESTNLFRTTLNEMKVRLTLSVEDATASFDKELIASVIRNLISNAIKFSDAGGEVSISSSVKKDAVVVKVSDTGAGMSEEQVKRITTPPANLYESNSSRTKGWGIGLKLAAIILDLHNTQLNVESHQGKGTSIWFSLPLTPSNVKVAQ from the coding sequence ATGGGAACCGAGAGCTATAAAAAGATCCTGATTGTTGACGATGAAGCCGACAACCTTCAGCTCATCGTTGAGTCAATCGAAGCGATGGAGCAGCCCTACAACATCCTTTTGGCGAACAATGCCGTAAAGGCCATCACCATTATCAAGGACGAAGTCCCCGACCTCATCATCACCGACTGGGAGATGCCGGGCATGGACGGGGTCGACCTCATACGGATGGTAAAGGAAGATGAAAAGATTTCCCACATCCCCATCCTCATGTGCACCGGGGTAATGGTGAGCGCCGCGCACCTGAAGGCTGCGTTGGAGGCAGGTGCCGTAGACTACATCCGCAAGCCGTTCGATAAGATTGAGCTCAACGCCCGCCTCAACACCATGATGAAGCTCTCGGAGAGCACCCAAAAGATTCTCGACCTCAACAGGAAGAAGGAGGGGCTGCTTTCCATCATAGCGCACGACCTGCGAAGCCCGCTCTACGGCATTAAGTACCTCGCCAAGGTGACCATAGACGAGCTGAACAGCAACAACAACGCACAGGGAGTTGACGCCCTTGCCCAAATTGAAGAGCAGGCTGCTGCAACCTGCGATCTCCTGAACAACCTTCTGCTTTGGATTAAGCTGCCGGGAAGCACCAACTTCTATCACCCCAAAGCGCAAAGCATAAAATGCACCATAGAGGAGAGCACGAACCTATTCCGCACAACGCTCAACGAGATGAAGGTTCGCCTAACCCTTTCGGTCGAAGATGCAACGGCAAGCTTCGATAAGGAGCTTATAGCATCAGTAATCCGCAACCTAATTTCCAACGCCATCAAGTTTAGCGATGCCGGAGGCGAAGTGTCCATATCCTCCTCAGTAAAAAAAGATGCTGTAGTGGTAAAAGTATCCGATACAGGGGCTGGGATGAGCGAAGAACAGGTTAAGCGCATTACCACTCCACCTGCCAACTTGTACGAGTCAAACTCGTCGCGCACCAAAGGCTGGGGAATTGGCCTAAAGCTAGCAGCTATAATTCTAGACCTCCACAACACCCAGCTAAATGTCGAAAGCCATCAAGGAAAAGGCACCTCCATTTGGTTTTCGCTGCCGCTAACCCCTTCTAATGTAAAAGTTGCGCAGTAG
- a CDS encoding sensor histidine kinase has translation MSNKKTLATIKDGVCSLKGEMEPGKFYGMNGNVEFYWNRLISPNEFKISAPQKDGYLKIPGLWNGKEVNGKKIGGQGCATLRFWLNLDRNKSYGLKIRELDCSYRIFIDGMLKAECGKVGKSEEHTEPSWHRRELYFYTCNSLTEVVIQISNFQHWKGGPEDTMILGQATDVVDLKQKVVGSNFFILGVFLVMALYHLVLYLYRRKDKSSLVFSIMCCIITIRLLTTGEKLIFLFFPQLDWLVAVKFEYFSYILAGPVFLHFIEQIYPTLTSSKILKVCYGVAAFFVAIVLILPSTYFTYTPIAYQFILLVEGGYVFYILLMAIYCRYSNSLVLLLGYCFLFAVMMNDILFYNGMVDTSFLMPLGLFVMVFSQAFVLSKKASVAFYDVEILSRKLQQYNKELEDVVEERTQSISFQKQEIESKAEELKRVNEKLVKVDRLKNALTAMIVHDLKNPLNMVLNYSNDAKITSAGQQMLSLVQNILDIQKYENDKMMLNRHNILIGTVVEKSLSSVSYFAAQHGISLVNKIAANIELDIDADVVERIFTNLLTNALKYTPMNSEVVLSCAIDDGNIRFFITDKGPGIPMDKGELIFEKYGSYNEQMLGRVKPTGLGLTFCKMAVEAHGGTIGFESEMGKGTQMWFTLPLSSNQKLEELEPNISEESVPNVSYELPTFQSDEEKVAFQKVISSLLEIEVYKASRIRKVLSNEMPKGNPSIMEWIDTLLSSVWTGNEQRYTQQLKATAQLLH, from the coding sequence ATGAGCAACAAGAAAACCCTTGCAACTATCAAGGATGGGGTTTGCAGCTTAAAGGGTGAGATGGAGCCTGGAAAGTTTTACGGGATGAACGGCAATGTGGAGTTCTACTGGAATAGGCTAATCTCGCCCAACGAGTTCAAGATATCAGCGCCGCAAAAGGATGGTTACTTAAAAATTCCCGGATTATGGAACGGGAAAGAGGTAAACGGTAAGAAGATTGGAGGACAAGGTTGCGCCACGCTTCGTTTTTGGCTCAACCTAGATAGGAATAAGTCGTACGGGCTTAAAATCCGGGAATTAGATTGTTCCTATCGAATTTTTATTGATGGAATGCTGAAAGCCGAATGCGGTAAGGTCGGTAAATCGGAGGAACATACAGAGCCAAGCTGGCATCGGCGCGAGCTTTACTTTTACACATGTAATAGCTTAACCGAAGTAGTTATACAAATATCCAATTTTCAGCATTGGAAGGGAGGACCCGAAGACACCATGATACTTGGGCAGGCTACTGATGTTGTCGATCTCAAGCAAAAGGTTGTTGGTTCCAACTTCTTTATTTTGGGCGTGTTTTTGGTGATGGCGCTCTACCACTTGGTGCTCTATCTCTACAGGCGAAAGGACAAGTCGTCGCTGGTGTTTAGCATCATGTGCTGCATTATTACAATTCGATTGCTCACTACTGGGGAGAAGCTGATATTTTTATTTTTTCCTCAGCTCGATTGGTTAGTTGCCGTAAAGTTCGAGTACTTTTCCTACATATTGGCAGGACCTGTTTTCCTTCACTTCATCGAGCAAATCTACCCCACGCTTACATCATCAAAAATACTAAAGGTGTGCTATGGGGTGGCCGCTTTTTTTGTGGCGATAGTTTTAATTCTTCCCTCAACTTACTTCACCTACACGCCAATTGCCTATCAGTTCATTCTTCTTGTAGAGGGCGGCTATGTTTTCTACATTTTGTTGATGGCAATCTATTGTAGGTATAGCAATTCGTTAGTGCTGCTATTGGGGTATTGCTTTTTGTTTGCGGTGATGATGAACGATATCCTGTTCTACAATGGCATGGTCGACACTTCGTTTCTAATGCCACTGGGGTTGTTTGTTATGGTTTTCTCGCAAGCATTTGTGTTATCCAAGAAAGCCTCCGTTGCTTTTTACGATGTTGAGATTCTATCGCGAAAGTTGCAGCAGTACAATAAGGAACTGGAGGATGTTGTGGAGGAACGAACGCAATCCATCTCGTTTCAGAAGCAGGAAATCGAAAGTAAGGCAGAAGAGCTTAAGCGCGTCAACGAAAAGCTGGTAAAGGTGGATAGGCTTAAGAATGCGCTTACCGCCATGATTGTGCACGATCTGAAGAATCCCCTAAACATGGTGCTCAACTACTCGAACGATGCCAAAATTACATCGGCAGGCCAGCAGATGCTTAGCTTGGTTCAGAATATACTCGATATTCAGAAGTACGAGAATGATAAGATGATGCTTAATAGGCATAACATTCTTATTGGAACGGTAGTGGAGAAATCGCTCTCAAGTGTAAGCTACTTTGCAGCGCAGCATGGCATTAGCTTGGTAAATAAAATCGCTGCCAACATAGAGCTGGATATTGATGCCGACGTAGTAGAGCGCATTTTTACCAACCTGCTTACCAACGCGCTGAAGTATACCCCCATGAATTCGGAGGTGGTGCTTTCCTGTGCAATTGATGATGGTAACATACGATTCTTCATTACGGATAAGGGACCAGGAATCCCGATGGATAAGGGGGAGTTGATCTTCGAAAAATATGGCAGCTACAACGAGCAAATGTTGGGGCGAGTGAAGCCAACTGGGCTTGGGCTGACCTTTTGCAAGATGGCTGTTGAGGCTCATGGGGGAACAATTGGGTTTGAATCGGAGATGGGGAAGGGGACGCAGATGTGGTTTACGCTGCCATTGTCTTCCAACCAGAAATTGGAGGAATTAGAACCAAACATCAGCGAGGAATCCGTCCCTAATGTATCGTATGAGTTGCCAACATTCCAAAGCGACGAGGAGAAGGTTGCCTTTCAAAAGGTGATATCATCTTTGCTGGAAATAGAGGTTTACAAGGCATCGCGGATTCGCAAGGTGCTTAGCAACGAGATGCCCAAGGGGAATCCTTCCATAATGGAATGGATTGATACCCTTCTTTCGTCGGTGTGGACCGGTAATGAGCAGCGCTATACGCAGCAGCTAAAAGCTACTGCGCAACTTTTACATTAG
- a CDS encoding DUF3820 family protein, with protein MLTPDPRQFLLKVANTRMPFGKYQGRLLVELPEPYLVWYKQKGFPKGELGQMLEQMYEIKLNGLESLIWPLVKR; from the coding sequence ATGCTTACCCCCGATCCTCGCCAGTTCCTATTAAAGGTAGCCAACACCCGCATGCCCTTTGGCAAGTACCAAGGTCGATTACTTGTTGAACTTCCCGAACCCTACCTTGTGTGGTATAAGCAGAAGGGCTTTCCAAAGGGAGAGCTGGGACAAATGCTGGAGCAGATGTACGAGATTAAGCTGAATGGCTTAGAAAGTCTCATTTGGCCGCTGGTAAAACGGTAG